A segment of the Streptomyces sp. L2 genome:
CCCCGCCGCCCGCAGCGCCCCGTACACCTCCTGGGCGAAGCCGTGCGGGCCGCAGACATAGACGTCGTGGCCGGACAGCCCCGGGAAGGCCGCGCGCAGCGACTCCGCGGTGATCGGCGGGCGCTGCCCCCGCGGCCCGTTGAGCGCGTACCGCACCTGCGCGCCGCGCCAACGGGCGATCGCCTCCAGCTCACCGCCCAGCGCCAGGTCCTCCGCACCCCGCGCCCGGTACAGCAGGGTGACCTCGCCGGGCAGGGTCTCGAACAGGGCCCGCAGCGGGGTGATGCCCACCCCGGCGGCGATCAGCAGCGTGCGGTGACTCGATATCCGGTCCGCGGTGAGGGAGCCGTACGGCCCCTCCGCCCACACCCTGGTGCCGGGCCGCAGGAGCGGCACGGCCGCGCTGTGGTCGCCGAGCGCCTTGACGGTGATCCGCAGCAGGTCCGGGCGCACCGGCGCCGACAGCGAGTACGGCGTCGACGTCCAGCGCATCCCCTCCCCGAGGAACCGCCAGCGGAAGAACTGTCCCGGCCGCGCCCCCAGTTCGTCCAGGTGCCGCCCCCGCACGACGACGGAGTACACACCCGGCGCCTCCCGGTGCACCGACTCCACGCGCAGCCGGTGCCGCCGGTTCAGCCGGACCGGCGCCAGCACCCGGAACCACAGCACCAGGGCCGCGGCCCCCAGGTACAGGGCGTACCAGACGGCGGTCGCCACCGGCTCGCCGTTGAACTCGTCCCCCAGGGTCAGCTGGTGGAAGAAGGCCAGGAACACCGCCGCGTACGTCAGCAGGTGGACGTAGTACCAGAACTCGTGACGGGTGCGGCGGCGCACGGCCCGCGCCGAGGTGATGCCGACGGCGAACAGGATCAGCGTGCCGGCGGTGG
Coding sequences within it:
- a CDS encoding ferredoxin reductase family protein; amino-acid sequence: MTTVDARRAAPPLPPAVRRSPAGPVLALLWAGAAGVVALWWADTGSVVGTAGVLTGAGRIAGLLCGYACAVLVALMARAPLLENRIGSDRVARWHAMAGRYTVCLLVAHITLILSGYAAQDGASLWHEAVTVVLDYPDMLKATAGTLILFAVGITSARAVRRRTRHEFWYYVHLLTYAAVFLAFFHQLTLGDEFNGEPVATAVWYALYLGAAALVLWFRVLAPVRLNRRHRLRVESVHREAPGVYSVVVRGRHLDELGARPGQFFRWRFLGEGMRWTSTPYSLSAPVRPDLLRITVKALGDHSAAVPLLRPGTRVWAEGPYGSLTADRISSHRTLLIAAGVGITPLRALFETLPGEVTLLYRARGAEDLALGGELEAIARWRGAQVRYALNGPRGQRPPITAESLRAAFPGLSGHDVYVCGPHGFAQEVYGALRAAGVPDRRIHHESFEL